In the genome of Methanoculleus sp. SDB, the window CGGCGAACGGGTGCTGATGATCACCCGCTCACTTGCCGACCTTGACTGCCCCATCTACGTGATTCCCATCGAGGATATTCAGCGAAATGCACTCTGGGTATCTCACGTACGTTCGATGACTCCGCCATTCGAGCGTGTTTATTCAGGCAATCCGCTCGTGATGCGCCTCTTCTTCGAAGCGGGTGTTGAGACGATATCGCCTGCCATGTATGAACGGCACACGCTCAGCGGCACGGAAATAAGGCGCAGGATGCTTGGCGACGAAGACTGGATGCACCTC includes:
- a CDS encoding nicotinate-nucleotide adenylyltransferase, with the protein product MSRGFYIGRFQPYHNGHQSVLTRIADLVDEIVIGVGSAQLSHERDNPFTAGERVLMITRSLADLDCPIYVIPIEDIQRNALWVSHVRSMTPPFERVYSGNPLVMRLFFEAGVETISPAMYERHTLSGTEIRRRMLGDEDWMHLVPPDVAGVIGEIGGVERLKRIADSD